The Chloroflexota bacterium sequence CGCGCCAGTATCCAGGTCAAGGCAGTTGCGAGCATGGCGAGGGCTGCACCGATCCAAATTGGTTTGCGATAGCCACGTTGTTCGCCAACTTTGAGGCTTGCCAACAACGAAGCCAAGATCAACACCGCCTCTAAGCCTTCGCGAAACACAATCACGGCGGCGCTGGTTGCCACTGCTTCGGGCGTGCTAGAACCACCAAGCGCATCCTGAGCTAAATCCAATTGTTTATCCAAGGCTTGGCGGCTAGCGCGAATATCGCTGAGCGACGCTTTTTGGCGAATCAATTCGGCCAAGCCAGTGAATTCATCTTTACCATACCAAAACAGGTTTTCAATTGGCGCTTTATATTCAGGGGCAAACACAATCAAACGCGCTTCAGGGCCAGATTCCAATACAGCGTAGGCTTCTAAACGCGCCGATTCGGCGAGATCATATTGGTCGCCAGCCACCGCATTTTCCATCTGATCAAGCATCGAAGCGATTACATCGAAATCACCTTCAAGGCTGGATTTTTGCCACTCGGCGGGCATAATTTCCGCCAAGGTTGTAGTAATGTGATCAACTTTGGCTTGAACCGCATCTGGTTCGGCCACGCTGGTGCGTTGAGCGGCAGCAGTCAAAATCGTTTCCAATTCGCGCAGATCGCTGGCGACTTGTTGAGTTTTATTAGGATCAATCGCAATCAACAGACTTTCGAGATCGCTAAAGGCAGCGGCTGCGCCATTGCGAAAGGTCGTTGCTTCTTGAATTTCGAGATCCAGCGTAACTTGGCCGTTGCGCACGCCTCGTTCATATTCAACTGGCACTAAACTTAAGAAACGGCGTAATTGGCCAGCACGGCGCACTTGCTCCGATGGGCTAAGGGGAGCCGCCCGAAAACCGCTCAGCGAGTCTTCAAAGTTGCCGATTGCCGCTTCAAGCTGCTGGTTGCTGAGGGCTGCTTGGCGCAAACTTTCAGCATTCGCCAAAGCCGCATCGACCTGATCAGGGTGCTGGCTGCGATAAGCTGGCTCTAAAATAGCGAAATAGCCTTGAATCGCTGCCCCAGCCTCGGCCTGCTGAATTAAATTGCCTTTTTGGGCGGCGCTGCGTAAGGTGCGCAAACTCTCGTTAAGCTTGGCCTGATAGGTATCCAACAAATCGGCATCAAGGGCAGTGCGGGCATCGGCGGCGCTATAGGCTGCTTGTTTCCATTGCTCGATTGCCCGAGCAGCATCGCCGTTAGGTCGCGAAAAACGAGTAGCATTGCGAAATTCGCGCACCGGCAGCCATTGCAGTGCTTGCTCTGGTTTGCCATTATCGATCGCTTGACCAACAATCGCATAACTGGCCTTGAGCAAATGCGTCCAGAGCAAAGCCCGTTGTTGGGCAAATCCGGCGACATCTTGGTTTTCCAAAGCTTGGGCTAAATCGACCCAGCGTGTGGCGATTTCGGTCGCCTGTTGCGGAGCTAAATTGGTTAAATCTTTAGCCAATGCCTGATCATACAAGGCTTGGGCTTGGTTAAGCAGACTTTGGGCTTGGGCAGGATTATTGGTAAGAATTAATTGGGCTTGCACCAGCAGCGAACGCACCGATTCGCTGGCTTGGGCTGGTGATGGTTCGGCTGCCATGGCCGACCATGGCAATAAGGCGACGACCAACGCCAGCAAAAAACGACGCAACCACATACAAGCTCCTAAAAATGTGATTTGCTGCTGCTCACGACGGGCAACAGCATAGTAAACCGACAAAGGACGTGACCTGTATGCCAACAGTTCACGCCCTTTGCTCCTTAAGTTGCTTGATGGAGGGACGCACACCCAGCTCCATCAACCTTGCTCCGTCGCAACCTCTTGCTCATTGATAGCATAGATATAACTGTGGTGTAGCCAGCATATCTATTGTACGAGGATTTGTTAATCCGTTCGCGAACCTATGTTATGCTGAGAATAATCGACTTATTCGCTGATTTTAACATTCAAGCGAGCTGCAATTTGGCTGACTTGGCCCGTAATTGCATCAGCACGGTTTTGGGCTTCAGCACCAAGCAAATCGGATTCTTCAGCGGTAAAGCGTTGGCCAGCTTGTTCTTTTTTATAAACATCGGCCACAAAATCGCGCAAAGCTTGCAAATTGGTTTTGATTTGGCGATCTTGGTCGGCATCGAGCGCGGCAACTTTGGGGCTGAGGCTATCGTACACCACTTGCAAACTGCCCAAAATATCGCCAATATCGGCCAAACGTGAGATAGCCACAAAATCGCGTTGGGTGCTGCTATCGCCAGCCACAAAGCGCGAGTTCTTCCACGAATCGAAATATTCGTTCATGGTTGGCACCATCACAACCAAGGCGCTAAATGCATCGGTGTCGGTTGGTTCCCAAGCTTTGGCAGCAGTATCAAGCTCGGTCGCAGTGGCTTTGAGCTTTTGGGCTGCGGCCAACAGCACATTGGCTTCGGGCAACGATTCGCCAAATTCAACTGTGCCGTTGCCATTGATATCAGCCTCAACATCGGTGATACGGAAGGCATCGTAAGTGCCCCAGAGCGTGCTTTCGGTTACGCCAAACAAATTACCAGGTTTGGCAATCGTGCGACCATCAGCCAAAGTCAAATCATAATTGACCACGCTATCGCCGCCTTCTTCTGCCGAAGCACCAGCGTCAAGCGTCACATCGAAATCGGCCAAACTGCTTACGCCTGCAACGATCCCTTCCATTTGCTCGTAGGTAGGGCTGGATTTCAACCAAGCGGCCTTGGCATCGTTTAATGCAGTGCCAACATCAGCTTGTTTGCTACTCCAAAGGGTCGCATAATCGAAATTGGCAGCTTTCGCCAAATCATAATAGCGCTGACTGGCGGTTTCCAAAGCGGTGGTGCTGGTGATCAAATCGCCAGTTTTGCCCAAAAGATAGGTTTTGATTGCCCCAAGTTCGCCAGCAGCAGGTGCTTGGGTCGGTTGAGTGGTAGGAGCAGTTTCAGCGCCACAGCCAGCGAGAACTGCCACAAGGGTTAATGCACAAAGCCAACGATACATGAGCCAGAAACCTCCAAATGCCAAAGCATGTAGTTAAATCGGTTAATACTGAAAAAACAGTTTTTATTGTGATTGGCAGAGTATACGTCGCGCTATTAGTTCTGTCAAACGAGAATGATTCTTAGATTTAGCTGATTAAATAGAGCTAAACATGCTTCAAGCTATCGGCTAGACAATGGTACAATTTGTGATAATACAGCGCTGTTGATTCAGATAAACATACGCTGTAGCTATTCTAGTTTGAGAAAGGAACAATTGAATGCTAAGTGACATAGCCAGCGAGCTAGGAATTGTCTTGGTATTGCTGGTTGCCAACGGGGTTTTTGCTGCATCGGAGCTAGCCATGGTTTCGGCGCGGCGTTCTCGCTTAGAACAAC is a genomic window containing:
- a CDS encoding EfeM/EfeO family lipoprotein, which produces MYRWLCALTLVAVLAGCGAETAPTTQPTQAPAAGELGAIKTYLLGKTGDLITSTTALETASQRYYDLAKAANFDYATLWSSKQADVGTALNDAKAAWLKSSPTYEQMEGIVAGVSSLADFDVTLDAGASAEEGGDSVVNYDLTLADGRTIAKPGNLFGVTESTLWGTYDAFRITDVEADINGNGTVEFGESLPEANVLLAAAQKLKATATELDTAAKAWEPTDTDAFSALVVMVPTMNEYFDSWKNSRFVAGDSSTQRDFVAISRLADIGDILGSLQVVYDSLSPKVAALDADQDRQIKTNLQALRDFVADVYKKEQAGQRFTAEESDLLGAEAQNRADAITGQVSQIAARLNVKISE
- a CDS encoding FTR1 family protein, with the translated sequence MWLRRFLLALVVALLPWSAMAAEPSPAQASESVRSLLVQAQLILTNNPAQAQSLLNQAQALYDQALAKDLTNLAPQQATEIATRWVDLAQALENQDVAGFAQQRALLWTHLLKASYAIVGQAIDNGKPEQALQWLPVREFRNATRFSRPNGDAARAIEQWKQAAYSAADARTALDADLLDTYQAKLNESLRTLRSAAQKGNLIQQAEAGAAIQGYFAILEPAYRSQHPDQVDAALANAESLRQAALSNQQLEAAIGNFEDSLSGFRAAPLSPSEQVRRAGQLRRFLSLVPVEYERGVRNGQVTLDLEIQEATTFRNGAAAAFSDLESLLIAIDPNKTQQVASDLRELETILTAAAQRTSVAEPDAVQAKVDHITTTLAEIMPAEWQKSSLEGDFDVIASMLDQMENAVAGDQYDLAESARLEAYAVLESGPEARLIVFAPEYKAPIENLFWYGKDEFTGLAELIRQKASLSDIRASRQALDKQLDLAQDALGGSSTPEAVATSAAVIVFREGLEAVLILASLLASLKVGEQRGYRKPIWIGAALAMLATALTWILARGLINELIRRGDQEKIEAIVSLIAIAVLLLITNWFFHKVYWTGWMANFHAQKRRIIGGKAGLWLGLITLGFTSIYREGVETVLFLQALVLEASTQVVLAGVAMGLGGTALVGVLVFGLQAKLPHKKMLIVTGVMIGAVLLIMVGNTMHIMQLVGWMPLHPIRSLEIPYWANMWLGFYATWEGIAAQVAAGAFVIGSYVIAEHLQHRKTEVAVKRQSATAK